Proteins encoded in a region of the Inquilinus sp. KBS0705 genome:
- a CDS encoding response regulator transcription factor: MKVLLVEDEPGLVSVIVRGLTDAGMEVSVAADGNTGLEMALAHTFDIIVLDIMLPGINGIQVCKEIRKKDDSIAILMLTALSSTENIVTGLNSGADDYLAKPFKFAELEARIRTLVRRTKAGNTPKSLLTIADLEVDTLSKTAKRANKTIALTATEYHLLEYFLKNRNTVLSRIQILENVWDIDFNMGTNVVDVYVNYLRKKIDNGYDVKLIHTVFGMGYILKEQIADEITN; encoded by the coding sequence ATGAAAGTATTGCTGGTGGAAGACGAACCCGGGCTGGTATCGGTTATAGTACGCGGACTGACCGATGCGGGGATGGAAGTAAGTGTTGCCGCCGATGGCAACACCGGCTTAGAAATGGCCCTTGCACATACCTTTGATATTATTGTACTTGATATTATGCTACCCGGTATAAACGGTATACAGGTATGTAAAGAAATACGTAAGAAGGATGATAGCATAGCTATATTGATGCTTACGGCGCTGTCAAGCACCGAGAATATTGTAACCGGCCTAAACAGCGGCGCCGACGATTATTTGGCCAAGCCCTTTAAATTTGCCGAGCTGGAGGCCCGTATACGCACATTGGTGCGTCGTACTAAGGCTGGTAATACCCCAAAAAGCCTGCTTACCATTGCCGACCTGGAAGTAGATACCTTATCAAAAACGGCCAAACGCGCCAATAAAACCATCGCGCTTACAGCAACCGAATATCATTTATTGGAATATTTTTTAAAGAACCGCAACACGGTGCTATCGCGCATACAGATTTTAGAAAATGTGTGGGATATAGATTTTAACATGGGTACCAATGTGGTTGATGTATATGTTAACTACCTGCGTAAAAAGATTGATAATGGTTATGATGTTAAACTGATACACACAGTGTTTGGCATGGGCTATATTTTAAAGGAACAAATTGCCGATGAAATTACAAACTAA
- a CDS encoding flavin monoamine oxidase family protein produces MLKSAPAHAFNLEGSGTGKHIVILGAGLAGMTCAYELNKLGYQCTILEARQRAGGRCWSIRNGSTQTETDKPTATAKFDDGLYFNAGPSRIPHHHELTLHYCKELGVPLQVYNNVNEGAYYFAEGTGPLSNKKVRAREIHNDIRGYMTEMLAKSIDHGGLDAALTKEDGEKIIEYLKAEGGLDIDKLYKASARRGYSESPGAGDRSGKVAEAHKLADIIRSGLMDPDFYNVAEYTYELQMTMFQAIGGMDKIASALEKKVAPAIKMGAEVTSIINLPEGIKVTYKDTAGEHSINGDLCICTLPLPVLSNINNNFSGDVSRAIDYISYIQTGKIGLQFKRRFWEEDEQIYGGITHTNNDLTQVFYPSYDYLGKKGILIGYYNFNEKAQKIGNLNFAEREKFALEKGRLIHPQYDKEFEGSFSVSWHKTKYNLGGWAVYNTDTRKTQYPALLKPDKQVYFAGEHMTYLNAWMAGAFESARSTVAAVHARVSGQRFAYPVTKS; encoded by the coding sequence ATGTTAAAAAGCGCCCCTGCACACGCATTTAATTTAGAAGGTAGCGGCACAGGCAAACACATTGTAATTTTAGGAGCCGGTTTAGCAGGTATGACCTGTGCATACGAGTTAAACAAACTGGGTTACCAATGCACCATACTGGAAGCCCGCCAAAGGGCAGGTGGCCGTTGCTGGAGCATACGCAATGGCAGCACCCAAACCGAAACCGATAAACCAACCGCAACAGCAAAATTTGATGATGGCCTGTATTTTAATGCCGGCCCATCGCGTATACCGCACCACCACGAGCTTACTTTGCATTACTGCAAAGAGTTGGGTGTGCCTTTACAGGTGTATAACAACGTTAACGAGGGCGCCTATTACTTTGCCGAAGGCACAGGCCCGCTTTCGAACAAAAAGGTACGTGCCCGCGAGATACACAACGACATACGCGGCTACATGACCGAAATGCTGGCTAAAAGCATTGACCATGGGGGCCTTGACGCCGCCCTTACCAAAGAAGATGGTGAAAAGATTATAGAGTATTTGAAAGCCGAAGGCGGCCTGGATATAGACAAGCTATATAAAGCATCGGCACGCCGTGGTTACAGCGAATCGCCGGGAGCAGGTGACAGATCGGGAAAAGTAGCAGAGGCTCATAAACTGGCTGATATTATCCGTTCGGGTTTAATGGACCCCGACTTTTATAATGTAGCCGAATACACCTACGAATTACAGATGACCATGTTTCAGGCTATCGGCGGTATGGATAAGATAGCGTCGGCCCTGGAGAAAAAGGTTGCGCCCGCTATAAAAATGGGTGCCGAGGTTACTTCCATCATCAATTTACCTGAAGGTATAAAGGTGACTTATAAAGATACAGCGGGCGAACACAGCATAAATGGCGACCTATGTATATGCACTTTACCCCTGCCGGTATTAAGTAATATAAATAATAATTTTTCTGGTGATGTTAGTCGCGCAATTGACTATATTAGCTATATACAAACAGGCAAAATAGGCCTGCAGTTTAAAAGGCGGTTTTGGGAAGAGGATGAGCAGATCTACGGCGGCATCACCCATACCAATAATGATCTTACACAAGTATTTTATCCATCGTACGACTATCTGGGCAAAAAAGGCATCCTGATAGGTTATTACAATTTTAACGAGAAAGCACAGAAGATAGGTAACCTAAATTTTGCTGAACGCGAAAAGTTTGCCTTAGAAAAAGGCAGGTTGATACATCCGCAATACGATAAAGAGTTTGAGGGGTCGTTTTCGGTTAGCTGGCATAAAACAAAATATAACTTAGGTGGATGGGCAGTATATAACACCGATACGCGAAAAACACAATATCCAGCCCTGTTAAAACCTGATAAGCAGGTTTACTTTGCCGGCGAACACATGACCTATTTAAATGCCTGGATGGCGGGAGCATTTGAGTCGGCGCGCAGTACTGTAGCGGCAGTACATGCCAGGGTAAGCGGCCAAAGGTTTGCCTACCCGGTAACAAAAAGTTAG
- a CDS encoding ATP-binding cassette domain-containing protein: MITVSNLSLRYGKRTLFEDVNLKFTQGNCYGIIGANGAGKSTFLKILSGEIDPTSGLVSFTPGERMAVLSQNHYAFDEFTVIETVMMGHKEMYAVMKEKDAIYLKEDFTDADGERAGELENLFAEMDGWNAESNAATLLSNLGIKEEFHYKLVKDLDNTQKVRVLLAQALFGKPDILLLDEPTNDLDIHTVSWLEDFLASYEAIVLVVSHDRHFLDTVCTHVVDIDFAKMTIYTGNYTFWYESSQLALKQRSDQNKKTEDRVKELQEFIRRFSANASKSKQATSRKKALDKINLDEIQPSNRKYPGIIFNNQGREAGDQVLQTENLGKSLNGEVLFANVNIMLNKGDKVAILSQNSLATTAFYDILTGRDTDYKGNFKWGVTINVADIPIDNSEYFKGKDMNLIDWLREYSPGEKDDQFIRGFLGRMLFSGEEVLKKSNVLSGGEKMRCMFSRMMLQSANLLILDEPTNHLDLESITALNNGMKDFRGNIIFTSRDHELVETVANRIIEITPGGVIDKLMTYDEYINSDVVQKQREEMYAMA, encoded by the coding sequence ATGATAACGGTATCTAATCTATCCTTACGCTATGGCAAGCGTACCCTTTTTGAAGACGTTAACCTAAAGTTTACCCAGGGCAACTGCTATGGTATTATTGGGGCTAACGGCGCAGGTAAATCTACATTCCTTAAAATATTATCGGGCGAGATAGACCCTACCAGCGGTTTGGTGAGCTTTACCCCCGGCGAGCGCATGGCGGTTTTAAGCCAAAACCACTACGCCTTTGACGAGTTTACGGTTATTGAGACTGTGATGATGGGCCACAAGGAAATGTATGCCGTAATGAAGGAAAAGGATGCCATTTACCTGAAAGAAGATTTTACCGATGCCGATGGCGAACGCGCCGGAGAATTGGAAAACCTTTTTGCCGAAATGGATGGCTGGAATGCCGAAAGCAATGCCGCTACCCTACTAAGTAACTTAGGTATAAAAGAGGAGTTTCATTATAAACTGGTTAAGGATCTGGATAACACTCAAAAGGTACGTGTGTTATTAGCGCAGGCCCTGTTTGGCAAACCCGACATACTGTTACTGGATGAGCCTACCAACGATTTGGACATACACACCGTTAGCTGGCTGGAAGATTTTTTGGCATCGTACGAGGCCATTGTACTGGTAGTATCGCACGACAGGCACTTTTTAGATACCGTGTGTACCCACGTGGTAGATATCGACTTTGCTAAAATGACCATTTACACCGGTAACTACACCTTCTGGTACGAATCGAGCCAGTTAGCATTGAAACAACGATCAGATCAGAACAAGAAAACTGAAGACCGTGTAAAGGAGCTACAGGAATTTATACGCCGCTTTAGCGCCAACGCGTCAAAATCAAAACAGGCAACCAGCCGTAAAAAAGCGCTGGATAAGATCAACCTTGACGAGATACAACCATCAAACCGTAAATACCCGGGCATTATATTTAATAACCAGGGCCGCGAAGCCGGCGACCAAGTGCTACAGACCGAGAACCTGGGTAAATCGCTTAACGGCGAGGTATTATTTGCCAACGTTAACATTATGCTTAACAAAGGCGATAAAGTAGCCATACTATCGCAAAACAGCTTAGCAACAACCGCCTTTTACGATATTTTAACCGGCCGCGATACCGATTACAAAGGCAATTTTAAATGGGGTGTAACCATTAATGTGGCTGATATACCTATTGATAACTCTGAATATTTTAAAGGCAAGGACATGAACCTGATAGACTGGCTGCGCGAATACTCGCCGGGCGAAAAGGACGATCAGTTTATCCGTGGCTTTTTGGGCCGTATGCTTTTTAGTGGCGAAGAAGTATTAAAGAAAAGCAATGTACTAAGCGGTGGCGAAAAAATGCGCTGTATGTTTAGCCGCATGATGCTGCAAAGCGCCAACCTGCTGATATTAGATGAACCAACCAACCACCTGGACTTGGAATCGATAACGGCGTTGAATAATGGCATGAAAGACTTTAGAGGAAACATCATATTCACCTCGCGAGATCATGAGCTGGTAGAAACCGTTGCTAACCGTATTATTGAAATTACGCCTGGTGGGGTTATTGATAAGCTAATGACCTACGACGAATACATTAACAGCGATGTAGTACAAAAACAACGCGAAGAAATGTATGCGATGGCATAA
- a CDS encoding SRPBCC family protein, translating into MSIFEHTVTVSNTAEKVYAFLADMNNHKALMPDNITDWSSTYDEASFNIQNITKLSLKIDERVANDMIRIVPAEKAPFEMELKWVLLPEGTHTKVTFSINAELNMLMKMMASAPLKKLAEEETERLATLLNT; encoded by the coding sequence ATGAGTATTTTTGAGCATACGGTTACCGTAAGTAACACAGCCGAAAAAGTATACGCTTTTTTGGCTGATATGAACAACCATAAGGCATTAATGCCCGATAATATTACCGATTGGTCATCAACCTATGATGAAGCCAGCTTTAATATCCAAAACATTACAAAGCTATCTTTAAAAATAGATGAAAGGGTAGCAAACGATATGATACGGATTGTGCCCGCAGAAAAAGCCCCGTTTGAGATGGAGCTGAAGTGGGTTTTATTACCTGAGGGTACACACACAAAGGTAACGTTCAGCATTAATGCCGAATTGAATATGTTGATGAAGATGATGGCCTCTGCCCCTTTAAAAAAGTTAGCCGAGGAAGAAACAGAACGACTGGCAACATTGCTTAATACATAG
- the coaD gene encoding pantetheine-phosphate adenylyltransferase: protein MKIALFPGSFDPVTKAHVDIVKRSISLFDKVYIGIGVNSTKQGLLPVGKREEMLRAVFMHEPKIHVVAYEGLTVEFCKSIGAEYMIRGIRTVSDFEYEKAIAQMNHALEPEIESIFIVSKPGYSSISSSIVREIIRYNGDVAQFIPKEALPFL, encoded by the coding sequence ATGAAAATAGCCTTATTTCCCGGATCGTTTGACCCTGTTACCAAAGCACACGTTGATATTGTAAAACGATCGATAAGTTTGTTTGATAAGGTTTATATAGGCATAGGTGTAAACAGCACCAAACAAGGCCTGCTACCGGTAGGTAAACGCGAGGAGATGTTAAGGGCGGTTTTTATGCACGAACCCAAAATACACGTGGTTGCTTACGAAGGCCTAACCGTTGAGTTTTGCAAAAGCATTGGTGCCGAATATATGATACGCGGCATACGCACCGTATCTGATTTTGAGTATGAAAAAGCCATAGCACAAATGAACCACGCTTTGGAACCCGAAATTGAGAGCATATTTATTGTAAGCAAACCCGGATACTCGTCAATCAGTTCCAGCATTGTGCGCGAGATAATCCGATACAACGGCGATGTGGCACAATTTATTCCGAAAGAAGCTCTTCCCTTTTTGTAA
- a CDS encoding N-acetyltransferase, translated as MKYTDIELVNNETSHSFEIFIDDHRAFIDYKQKGDHVYLIHTEVPVELRGRGIADALVEKTLKYLEQHQLKLIPLCVFVQAYLKRYPEWDKLLLAH; from the coding sequence ATGAAGTATACAGATATAGAGCTTGTAAATAATGAAACAAGCCACAGCTTTGAGATTTTTATAGATGACCACCGGGCGTTTATTGATTATAAACAAAAGGGCGACCATGTTTACCTGATACACACTGAGGTGCCTGTAGAGCTAAGGGGAAGGGGTATAGCCGACGCTTTGGTAGAAAAGACACTCAAGTACCTTGAGCAGCATCAACTTAAATTAATTCCCTTATGCGTGTTTGTTCAGGCCTATTTAAAACGATACCCTGAGTGGGATAAATTGCTTTTGGCCCATTAA
- a CDS encoding HAMP domain-containing histidine kinase: MKLQTKITLLFVAISTVGLLLLNASIFYFVSDFSFEDFFKRLEARVNLTAEISINPDKESLAYKQVRMQYLEKLENEQEFVIKLDTTRSPSYRRIINLPDAFYRQILEDKKARYVHSNHFYAGSLFNIDGNKYIVIVTATDPYGFKELEQLKKVLVAIFVVFIILTYVAGKIFSYYTMQPVRGIIKSVKNITANNLHSRLSDVKGKDEIAELVLTFNNMLNRLETAFETQNNFVSNASHELRTPLTIITGETELLLKSNEINGKAKAAIQTIFAEAEKLAQILESLLGLAQTGFDGKKQNWQKIRVDELVMDVADSVKRIDPDSVINIDFSALPDNEDLMYTEGNLNLLRLAISNIILNACKYSNNKPVSVQLYAEGGRIIIKVTDQGIGIPEQDVSHVFEPFFRASNTSQFSGYGIGLPLTLNIIRLHKGAIAIRSQEQVGTEMQILLPIV, translated from the coding sequence ATGAAATTACAAACTAAGATAACGCTGCTTTTTGTTGCCATATCTACCGTTGGTTTGTTGTTGCTTAACGCATCCATATTTTACTTTGTATCCGACTTTAGCTTTGAGGATTTTTTTAAACGGTTAGAGGCACGTGTAAACCTTACTGCCGAGATCAGTATCAACCCCGATAAAGAATCGCTTGCTTATAAGCAGGTGAGAATGCAGTACCTGGAAAAGCTGGAGAACGAACAGGAATTTGTTATTAAGTTAGATACTACCCGCAGCCCATCATACCGGCGCATAATAAATTTACCCGATGCCTTTTACCGGCAAATTTTGGAAGATAAAAAGGCCCGATATGTACACAGCAACCACTTTTATGCAGGCTCTTTGTTTAATATCGACGGTAATAAATACATTGTAATTGTTACCGCTACCGACCCTTATGGATTTAAGGAGCTGGAGCAGTTAAAGAAGGTATTGGTAGCAATATTTGTGGTTTTTATAATACTTACTTATGTGGCGGGTAAAATATTCTCGTATTACACTATGCAACCCGTTAGGGGCATAATTAAGAGTGTTAAAAACATTACCGCCAATAACCTGCACTCGCGGTTAAGTGATGTTAAGGGTAAGGATGAGATAGCCGAGCTGGTGCTTACCTTCAATAATATGCTTAACCGCCTGGAGACGGCATTTGAAACCCAAAATAACTTTGTAAGTAATGCATCGCACGAGTTGCGCACACCCTTAACCATTATTACCGGCGAAACCGAACTTTTGCTAAAAAGTAATGAGATAAACGGTAAGGCAAAGGCGGCGATACAAACCATTTTTGCTGAAGCCGAAAAGCTGGCGCAAATATTAGAAAGTTTATTAGGCCTTGCCCAAACCGGGTTTGACGGTAAAAAGCAAAACTGGCAAAAAATACGGGTTGATGAATTGGTGATGGATGTTGCTGATTCGGTAAAAAGGATAGACCCTGATAGTGTTATCAACATTGATTTTTCGGCCTTGCCGGATAATGAAGATTTGATGTATACCGAAGGTAACCTTAACTTGCTGCGCCTTGCAATCAGCAATATTATACTTAATGCCTGCAAATACTCTAATAACAAGCCAGTAAGTGTGCAACTATATGCCGAGGGTGGCCGCATTATCATCAAGGTTACCGACCAGGGTATAGGTATCCCCGAGCAGGATGTATCGCATGTTTTCGAGCCATTCTTCAGGGCATCAAACACAAGCCAGTTTAGCGGGTATGGTATCGGTTTGCCGCTTACGCTAAATATCATACGTCTGCATAAAGGCGCGATAGCCATCCGCTCGCAAGAGCAGGTAGGTACCGAAATGCAAATACTGCTCCCGATAGTATAA
- a CDS encoding orotate phosphoribosyltransferase, protein MFTNSDTEQQVAEFLLQIKAIKLQPNNPFTWASGWKSPIYCDNRITLSHPTIRTYIRQQLSSAISEVFGSVGCIAGVATAGIPQGVLIAQELGLPFIYVRAKAKEHGTGSLIEGEISTDKRVVVVEDLISTGKSSLQAVNALRDAGYTVAGLAAIFSYGFDIATENFKKAKCPFFTLSNYNAMLKYAEEHQYISRADVDVLKQWREQPDTWGQQ, encoded by the coding sequence ATGTTTACCAATAGTGATACCGAGCAGCAAGTTGCTGAATTTTTGCTGCAAATTAAAGCAATAAAATTACAACCTAATAATCCGTTTACATGGGCATCGGGCTGGAAATCGCCAATTTATTGTGATAACCGCATCACTTTATCGCACCCTACCATACGTACTTATATAAGGCAGCAGCTATCATCGGCCATATCAGAAGTATTTGGCTCGGTTGGTTGCATAGCGGGTGTAGCCACCGCGGGTATACCACAAGGTGTATTAATTGCCCAGGAATTGGGCCTGCCCTTTATATATGTGCGTGCAAAAGCAAAAGAGCACGGCACCGGCAGCTTAATTGAGGGTGAAATATCTACAGATAAACGCGTAGTAGTGGTTGAGGATCTTATATCTACCGGTAAAAGCAGCTTACAGGCTGTTAACGCGCTGCGCGATGCTGGTTATACCGTAGCAGGCCTTGCCGCCATATTTAGCTATGGGTTTGATATTGCTACCGAAAACTTTAAAAAAGCTAAATGCCCGTTCTTCACCCTATCAAACTATAACGCTATGTTAAAGTATGCCGAAGAACACCAGTATATATCAAGGGCCGATGTTGATGTTTTAAAACAATGGCGCGAGCAACCCGATACCTGGGGCCAGCAATAA
- a CDS encoding carbonic anhydrase (macrophage inducible 5; Mig-5), whose amino-acid sequence MRTHSKETQSSLTPAAALQILKEGNQRFINNLKANRNLLQQVNETSAGQFPFATILSCIDSRTSAELIFDQGLGDIFSIRIAGNVLNEDILGSMEFATKVVGTKIIVVLGHTKCGAIVGACNHVELGNLTTLLNKIQPAISSEKTISDNRTGTNTEFVNKVTDIHVGLTIDRIRKESPIVAELEQQGSIKIIGGIYDVETGFVTFFE is encoded by the coding sequence ATGCGTACCCATTCAAAAGAAACCCAAAGTAGTTTAACACCGGCTGCCGCCTTGCAAATTTTAAAAGAAGGCAATCAGCGATTTATTAATAACCTTAAGGCTAACCGTAACCTGTTGCAGCAGGTAAACGAAACATCGGCCGGGCAATTTCCTTTTGCTACTATTCTAAGTTGCATTGACAGCCGTACATCGGCCGAGCTTATTTTTGACCAGGGGCTTGGCGATATCTTCAGCATACGTATAGCCGGTAATGTGTTAAATGAGGATATTTTAGGCAGTATGGAATTTGCCACCAAAGTAGTAGGCACCAAAATTATTGTAGTGCTGGGCCATACCAAATGCGGGGCTATAGTTGGTGCCTGCAACCATGTTGAATTAGGTAACCTAACTACACTGCTCAACAAAATTCAACCTGCAATTAGCAGTGAAAAAACCATCAGCGACAACAGAACCGGTACAAATACCGAATTTGTAAACAAGGTTACCGATATACATGTTGGTTTAACTATTGATAGAATAAGAAAAGAAAGCCCCATAGTAGCCGAATTAGAACAACAGGGAAGTATTAAAATAATAGGCGGTATATATGATGTAGAAACCGGTTTTGTTACCTTTTTTGAATAA
- a CDS encoding GyrI-like domain-containing protein, which translates to MQPRIETLAGKKFIGKHISMCFADNKTFELWRSFMPRRKEIADTVGTNLYSIEVYPPLFFNAFNPKATFEKWAAVEVTALDNIPEGMDSITLPAGMYAVFIHKGRASDGPATYSYIFNNWLPHSNYVLDDRPHFAVMGDKYKNDDPLSEEELWIPVENK; encoded by the coding sequence ATGCAACCAAGGATAGAAACATTAGCCGGGAAAAAGTTTATAGGCAAACATATAAGCATGTGTTTTGCCGATAATAAAACGTTTGAATTGTGGCGCAGCTTTATGCCACGGCGAAAGGAGATAGCAGATACTGTGGGTACCAACTTATATTCAATAGAAGTTTACCCGCCCTTGTTCTTTAATGCGTTTAACCCGAAAGCCACATTTGAGAAATGGGCGGCAGTAGAAGTTACAGCCCTTGACAATATCCCCGAAGGTATGGATAGTATTACACTACCCGCGGGTATGTATGCAGTGTTTATACACAAAGGGAGGGCAAGCGATGGCCCAGCAACCTATAGCTATATTTTTAATAACTGGCTGCCACATTCAAACTATGTGCTTGATGACCGGCCGCACTTTGCCGTTATGGGCGATAAATACAAAAACGATGATCCGCTATCGGAAGAAGAATTGTGGATACCTGTGGAAAATAAATAG
- a CDS encoding histidinol-phosphate aminotransferase family protein, giving the protein MANSINRRNWIRSSAFMAGGLAFFSGTISKLAAMPTKVFKPSPRAITDEEAVLSGPYDLKARLLANENPFGPSPAAKKAMAEALDKSYQYPFMQMSQLSGKIAAYEGIMQKNILLDSGSTPLLHAAAMYYTKGGKTVITGDPSYDDLPTCAEEFEGKWVKVPLTADYKLDLDAMEAKVDANTGLVYVCNPNNPTATVVDTAKLKAFCERVSKKTMVFVDEAYIDYLPDPQGTTMISQIKTGSNIIVARTFSKLYGFAGLRLGYIIAQPQTLDALKKYSSKGFNVSGPTLAAALAAYRETDFLTEALKKTNESKEYLYSVLKKEGYEYIPSSANFVMFPLKMDSKKFTMEMMKRSVGVRNWQFNGKEWCRVSIGRMDEMEAFAEAFKQLS; this is encoded by the coding sequence ATGGCAAATTCAATTAACCGCAGAAACTGGATCAGATCCAGCGCTTTCATGGCCGGGGGACTGGCATTTTTCTCAGGAACTATAAGTAAGCTGGCGGCAATGCCAACAAAAGTGTTTAAACCATCGCCACGCGCTATTACCGACGAAGAAGCCGTTTTAAGCGGCCCTTACGATTTAAAAGCCAGGCTCTTAGCCAACGAAAACCCGTTTGGTCCATCGCCTGCTGCCAAAAAAGCAATGGCCGAAGCATTAGACAAAAGCTACCAATATCCTTTTATGCAAATGTCGCAACTGAGTGGTAAAATAGCTGCTTATGAGGGTATAATGCAAAAAAACATCCTTTTAGATTCAGGCTCAACCCCGTTGTTGCATGCTGCTGCCATGTATTATACAAAAGGCGGTAAAACCGTAATAACTGGCGACCCATCTTACGATGACCTGCCAACATGTGCAGAAGAGTTTGAGGGTAAATGGGTAAAAGTACCCCTTACAGCCGATTACAAGCTGGATCTTGACGCTATGGAGGCTAAAGTAGATGCTAATACCGGTTTGGTATATGTATGTAACCCAAATAACCCTACCGCTACGGTTGTTGATACTGCAAAACTGAAGGCCTTTTGCGAGCGTGTATCTAAAAAAACAATGGTTTTTGTTGACGAAGCTTACATTGATTACCTGCCTGACCCACAAGGCACTACCATGATCAGCCAAATAAAAACCGGAAGTAATATTATAGTTGCGCGTACCTTCTCTAAACTATACGGCTTTGCAGGCTTACGTTTAGGATATATAATAGCCCAACCACAAACGCTTGATGCATTAAAAAAATACTCGAGTAAGGGCTTTAACGTTAGCGGGCCAACCTTAGCCGCAGCACTTGCCGCCTACCGCGAGACAGACTTTTTAACAGAAGCGCTTAAAAAGACAAATGAAAGCAAAGAATACCTTTACTCGGTACTAAAAAAAGAAGGGTATGAATACATCCCGTCGTCTGCTAATTTTGTGATGTTTCCGCTAAAAATGGATAGCAAAAAGTTTACTATGGAAATGATGAAACGCAGTGTAGGTGTGCGTAACTGGCAATTTAACGGCAAAGAGTGGTGCCGTGTAAGCATTGGCCGCATGGACGAAATGGAAGCTTTTGCAGAAGCATTTAAACAATTATCATAA
- a CDS encoding NUDIX domain-containing protein, protein MAQKYRIYINEKVILLTASQPANAEQYQQIDDEDFDLENIYNNILQHPQQLYYVLCTDPRATIKKLQRVNHLVEAAGGLVQNQKGEYLFIYRNGKWDLPKGKIEKKEKTKVAAVREIEEECGIKVKLGQKICKTYHTYIWKGKFTLKKTHWFAMDYKGNQKLVPQLEEGITDVRWFKTKYINDILGNTFPSIIDVLEKSDLITKREELLSE, encoded by the coding sequence ATGGCTCAAAAATACAGAATTTATATTAACGAAAAAGTTATTTTGCTAACAGCATCCCAACCTGCTAATGCTGAGCAATACCAACAGATTGATGATGAGGATTTTGATCTGGAAAACATTTATAACAACATTTTGCAGCATCCGCAGCAATTATATTATGTGCTTTGTACCGACCCCAGGGCAACTATAAAAAAGCTGCAAAGGGTAAACCATTTGGTAGAGGCTGCCGGTGGGCTGGTACAAAACCAGAAGGGCGAATACCTGTTTATTTATCGCAACGGTAAATGGGATTTGCCAAAAGGTAAAATAGAAAAGAAAGAAAAAACCAAGGTTGCCGCCGTGCGCGAAATTGAAGAGGAGTGCGGTATTAAGGTAAAGCTTGGCCAAAAAATATGTAAAACCTACCATACCTATATATGGAAAGGTAAGTTTACCCTTAAAAAAACGCATTGGTTTGCAATGGACTATAAAGGCAACCAAAAGCTGGTGCCGCAGTTAGAAGAGGGTATTACCGATGTGCGCTGGTTTAAAACAAAATATATAAACGATATTTTGGGCAATACTTTCCCGTCGATTATTGATGTGCTGGAAAAATCAGACCTGATTACAAAAAGGGAAGAGCTTCTTTCGGAATAA